In one Streptomyces marincola genomic region, the following are encoded:
- a CDS encoding DUF2795 domain-containing protein gives MAATDANEILHAVKDVDFPAGKDELVLAAKRAGASEPAVKALRGIPPESYANRGEVVSSVRLPGDAGLGLSAAQRAEQARKGGRPGQAERLRDAPKPPVAEELDRDRR, from the coding sequence ATGGCTGCGACAGACGCCAACGAGATCCTGCACGCCGTGAAGGACGTCGACTTCCCCGCGGGCAAGGACGAGCTGGTCCTCGCCGCCAAACGGGCCGGGGCCTCGGAGCCCGCGGTCAAGGCGTTGCGCGGCATCCCGCCCGAGAGCTACGCCAACCGCGGCGAGGTGGTCAGCTCCGTGCGCCTGCCGGGGGACGCCGGGCTCGGGCTGAGCGCGGCGCAGCGCGCCGAGCAGGCCCGCAAGGGCGGCAGGCCCGGGCAAGCCGAGCGGCTGCGGGACGCGCCGAAGCCGCCGGTGGCCGAGGAACTCGACCGCGACCGGCGCTGA
- a CDS encoding PH domain-containing protein, which translates to MALADRYLADDEELLYETRQHWTTMVSEFLVLCLIAVVTGLVLWMLPGGEDWSATAVWVVLGAALVAAVRWWLVPLLQWRATVYFLTTKRLHKRAGFFHKTGTSIPLSRVNDVSFRATFWERVMRYGTVRVQSASEQGMLTLRHVPEPEDLKNRIYQAIDGVAYEG; encoded by the coding sequence ATGGCACTTGCGGACCGTTACCTGGCGGACGACGAGGAACTCCTCTACGAGACGCGGCAGCACTGGACCACGATGGTCAGCGAGTTCCTCGTGCTGTGCCTCATCGCGGTGGTCACGGGCCTCGTGCTGTGGATGCTGCCGGGCGGCGAGGACTGGAGTGCGACGGCGGTGTGGGTGGTGCTCGGCGCCGCGCTGGTCGCGGCCGTGCGGTGGTGGCTGGTGCCGCTGCTGCAATGGCGGGCCACGGTCTACTTCCTCACCACCAAGCGGCTGCACAAGCGGGCCGGGTTCTTCCACAAGACGGGCACCAGCATTCCGCTCAGCCGGGTGAACGACGTGTCGTTCCGCGCGACCTTCTGGGAACGCGTCATGCGGTACGGGACGGTGCGCGTCCAGTCGGCTTCCGAGCAGGGCATGCTCACGCTCAGGCACGTGCCCGAACCCGAGGACCTGAAGAACCGGATCTACCAGGCGATCGACGGCGTCGCGTACGAGGGCTGA
- a CDS encoding sterol carrier family protein — protein sequence MSAVRRKVRVHPPARVRDALLAQVEFVRLAAREIADEAQAAPSGLPGWDVGTLLVHIAGQIDALPRLLAQPPPRAARPELGAAEWATSTGAVADVLADRTRQDAAVVRDRIAAMDAAAEELEAVVETGVREDVLLPHRFGAMRALDFTVTRVVELVVHSDDLTRALGRPVRLDRQALAITTRVLADALAAKAPGASTELRVPPFAAVQCLAGPRHTRGTPPNVVETDPVTWLRLAAGRTAWDAAVASGRLRASGERAGALAGELPVLG from the coding sequence ATGTCTGCCGTCCGCCGCAAGGTCCGCGTCCACCCCCCGGCACGCGTCCGCGACGCGTTGCTCGCCCAGGTGGAGTTCGTCCGGCTGGCGGCCAGGGAGATCGCGGACGAGGCGCAGGCGGCGCCGTCCGGGCTGCCGGGCTGGGACGTCGGCACGCTGCTCGTCCACATCGCCGGCCAGATCGACGCGCTGCCGCGGCTGCTCGCCCAGCCGCCGCCCCGGGCGGCGCGCCCGGAGCTGGGGGCGGCCGAGTGGGCGACCTCGACCGGGGCCGTGGCCGACGTGCTGGCCGACAGGACCAGGCAGGACGCGGCCGTGGTCCGCGACCGGATCGCGGCGATGGACGCCGCCGCCGAGGAACTTGAGGCGGTGGTCGAGACGGGCGTGCGCGAGGACGTGCTGCTGCCGCACCGGTTCGGCGCGATGCGCGCCCTGGACTTCACCGTGACCCGCGTCGTCGAACTGGTCGTGCACAGCGACGACCTGACCCGCGCCCTCGGCCGCCCGGTGCGCCTGGACCGGCAGGCCCTGGCCATCACGACGCGCGTGCTCGCCGACGCGCTCGCCGCCAAGGCGCCCGGCGCCTCGACCGAACTGCGGGTGCCGCCGTTCGCCGCCGTGCAGTGCCTGGCCGGGCCGAGGCACACCCGAGGCACCCCGCCGAACGTGGTCGAGACCGACCCGGTGACGTGGCTGCGGCTGGCCGCGGGGCGCACCGCGTGGGACGCGGCCGTGGCCTCGGGGCGGCTGCGCGCGAGCGGGGAGCGGGCGGGCGCGCTCGCGGGCGAGCTGCCCGTGCTCGGCTGA
- the purF gene encoding amidophosphoribosyltransferase: protein MPRGDGRLSHDLDPGEQGPKDACGVFGVWAPGEEVAKLTFFGLYALQHRGQESAGIAVSDGSKILVFKDMGLVFQVFDETALGSLQGHIAVGHARYSTTGASTWENAQPTFRATGHGSIALAHNGNLVNTAELAELVAALPGGRGPRHRVAATNDTDLVTALLAGQTDESGRPLTVEEAAPLVLPKVTGAYSFTFMDEGTLYAARDPQGVRPLVLGRLERGWVVASETAALDIVGASVVREIEPGEMIAVDERGLRSTRFAEAKPRTCVFEYVYLARPDTDISGRNVYLSRVEMGRRLAAEAPVDADLVIPTPESGTPAAVGYAEASGIPYGSGLVKNSYVGRTFIQPSQTIRQLGIRLKLNPLKEVIRGKRLVVVDDSIVRGNTQRALVRMLREAGAAEVHVRISSPPIKWPCFFGIDFATRAELIANGLSVREITTSLGADSLAYISLDAMVEATTIPKGNLCRACFDGAYPMELPDPAVLGKDVLEQPGNAPSGALLAAGAGGGDAPPAGPAGRARRTHP from the coding sequence GTGCCACGTGGTGACGGACGACTCAGCCACGACCTTGACCCCGGCGAGCAGGGCCCGAAGGACGCGTGCGGCGTCTTCGGCGTCTGGGCCCCGGGCGAGGAGGTCGCCAAACTCACCTTCTTCGGGCTCTACGCACTCCAGCACCGCGGACAGGAGTCCGCAGGCATCGCTGTGAGCGACGGCTCCAAGATCCTCGTTTTCAAGGACATGGGCCTGGTCTTCCAGGTCTTCGACGAGACCGCGCTCGGATCGCTCCAGGGCCACATCGCCGTCGGGCATGCGCGGTACTCCACGACGGGAGCCTCCACCTGGGAGAACGCCCAGCCCACCTTCCGTGCCACCGGGCACGGGTCCATCGCCCTCGCCCACAACGGCAACCTCGTGAACACCGCGGAGCTCGCCGAGCTGGTCGCCGCCCTGCCCGGAGGCCGCGGCCCCCGGCACCGGGTGGCCGCGACCAACGACACGGACCTGGTCACCGCCCTGCTCGCGGGCCAGACCGACGAGTCGGGCCGACCGCTGACCGTCGAGGAGGCCGCGCCCCTGGTGCTGCCGAAGGTCACGGGCGCCTACAGCTTCACGTTCATGGACGAGGGCACGCTGTACGCGGCGCGCGACCCGCAGGGCGTGCGCCCGCTGGTGCTCGGCCGCCTCGAACGCGGCTGGGTCGTCGCCTCGGAGACCGCCGCCCTCGACATCGTCGGCGCCTCCGTCGTGCGGGAGATCGAGCCGGGCGAGATGATCGCCGTCGACGAGCGCGGGCTCAGGTCCACGAGGTTCGCTGAAGCAAAGCCGCGGACCTGTGTCTTCGAGTACGTCTACCTCGCGCGCCCCGACACCGACATCTCCGGGCGCAACGTCTACCTCTCCCGGGTCGAGATGGGCCGCCGGCTGGCGGCCGAGGCCCCGGTGGACGCCGATCTGGTGATACCGACGCCCGAGTCGGGCACGCCCGCCGCCGTCGGCTACGCCGAGGCGTCCGGCATCCCCTACGGCTCCGGGCTGGTGAAGAACTCCTACGTGGGCCGGACGTTCATCCAGCCGAGCCAGACGATCAGGCAGCTCGGCATCCGGCTCAAGCTGAACCCGCTGAAGGAAGTCATCCGCGGCAAGCGGCTCGTCGTCGTCGACGACTCGATCGTGCGCGGCAACACCCAGCGCGCCCTCGTCCGCATGCTCCGCGAGGCCGGGGCGGCCGAGGTGCACGTCCGCATCAGCTCGCCGCCCATCAAGTGGCCGTGCTTCTTCGGCATCGACTTCGCGACCCGCGCCGAGTTGATCGCCAACGGCCTGTCCGTGCGGGAGATCACCACCTCGCTCGGCGCCGACTCGCTGGCCTACATCTCGCTCGACGCGATGGTCGAGGCCACCACGATCCCCAAGGGCAACCTGTGCCGCGCCTGTTTCGACGGCGCGTACCCGATGGAGCTGCCCGACCCCGCGGTGCTCGGCAAGGACGTTCTCGAACAGCCGGGCAACGCGCCCTCGGGAGCGCTGCTCGCGGCGGGAGCGGGCGGCGGGGACGCCCCGCCGGCCGGTCCGGCCGGGCGGGCCCGCCGGACCCATCCGTGA
- the purM gene encoding phosphoribosylformylglycinamidine cyclo-ligase has protein sequence MSENAPPGASYAAAGVDIEAGDTAVELMKKWVAKAQRPESVGALGGFAGLFDASALLRYRRPLLASATDGVGTKVVIAQRMDVHDTIGHDLVAMVVDDLVVCGAEPLFMTDYICVGKVRPERVASIVKGIAEGCVLAGCALVGGETAEHPGLLGPDEYDVAGAGTGVVEADRVLGAERVRAGDAVIAMASSGLHSNGYSLVRHVFFDLAGLTLDRHVPEFGRTLGEELIEPTRIYSLDCLALIEATEVHAFAHVTGGGLAANLARVVPDGLHATVERATWTPPPVFGAVGAAGRVAREELERTLNMGVGMFAVVPPDAVPAALATLADRGVPAWVAGEVTEAGPGRPDGQAALTGDHAA, from the coding sequence ATGAGTGAGAACGCGCCGCCCGGCGCCAGCTATGCCGCGGCCGGTGTCGACATCGAGGCGGGCGACACCGCCGTCGAGCTGATGAAGAAGTGGGTCGCCAAGGCCCAGCGCCCCGAGAGCGTCGGCGCCCTCGGCGGCTTCGCCGGCCTCTTCGACGCCTCGGCGCTGCTGCGCTACCGCCGCCCGCTGCTCGCCTCGGCCACCGACGGCGTCGGCACCAAGGTGGTGATCGCCCAGCGGATGGACGTGCACGACACCATCGGCCACGACCTGGTCGCGATGGTCGTGGACGACCTGGTCGTGTGCGGCGCGGAACCGCTGTTCATGACCGACTACATCTGCGTGGGCAAGGTGCGCCCGGAACGGGTCGCGTCCATCGTCAAGGGCATCGCCGAGGGCTGTGTGCTGGCCGGCTGCGCGCTCGTCGGCGGCGAGACCGCCGAGCACCCCGGCCTGCTCGGACCCGACGAGTACGACGTGGCCGGCGCCGGCACCGGGGTGGTCGAGGCCGACCGGGTGCTCGGCGCGGAACGGGTCAGGGCGGGCGACGCCGTCATCGCGATGGCCTCGTCAGGACTCCACTCCAACGGGTACTCGCTCGTGCGGCACGTGTTCTTCGACCTGGCGGGTCTCACGCTCGACCGGCACGTCCCGGAGTTCGGCAGGACGCTGGGGGAGGAGCTGATCGAGCCGACCCGCATCTACAGCCTCGACTGCCTCGCGCTCATCGAGGCGACCGAGGTCCACGCCTTCGCACACGTGACGGGCGGTGGACTGGCGGCGAACCTGGCGCGGGTCGTCCCCGACGGACTGCACGCGACGGTCGAACGCGCCACGTGGACCCCGCCGCCGGTCTTCGGCGCGGTGGGTGCGGCCGGTCGGGTGGCGCGCGAGGAACTGGAGCGCACGCTGAACATGGGCGTCGGCATGTTCGCCGTCGTCCCGCCCGACGCGGTGCCCGCGGCCCTGGCCACGCTGGCCGACCGCGGCGTGCCCGCGTGGGTGGCCGGCGAGGTCACCGAGGCGGGGCCGGGACGGCCGGACGGGCAGGCGGCCCTCACCGGAGACCATGCGGCCTGA
- a CDS encoding DUF3073 domain-containing protein, which produces MGRGRAKAKQTKVARQLKYNSGRTDLSRLAEELGASSTPEQPPNGERLEDDDELDDDLYARYAELYNEEDDDDEPSSGSSSKRRGA; this is translated from the coding sequence ATGGGGCGCGGCCGGGCCAAGGCCAAGCAGACGAAGGTCGCCCGCCAGCTGAAGTACAACAGCGGCAGGACGGACCTTTCTCGTCTGGCCGAGGAGCTGGGTGCATCGTCGACGCCGGAGCAGCCGCCGAACGGCGAGCGGCTTGAGGATGACGATGAGCTGGACGACGACCTGTACGCGCGGTACGCGGAGTTGTACAACGAGGAGGACGACGACGACGAGCCGTCGTCCGGCAGCTCCTCGAAACGCCGCGGCGCCTGA
- a CDS encoding Leu/Phe/Val dehydrogenase: protein MPSQPSGEHPHRRTGVTTVTDVATARGVEPIAEPGALDILFRSAEGGHEEVLLCQDRATGLKAVIAIHSTALGPALGGTRFHAYADESAPEEAALRDALNLARGMSYKNALAGLPHGGGKAVIIGDPAKDKTEDLLLAYGRFVAGLGGRYVTACDVGTYVADMDVVARACRWTTGRSPEAGGAGDSSVLTAYGVFQGMRASAAHRWGAPELAGRTVGVAGVGKVGHLLVDLLVEAGARVLVTDVNAQAVAKVLAAHPQVTAAASTEELITAEALDIYAPCALGGALDDATVSALTASIVCGAANNQLAHAGVAAELAGRDILYAPDYMVNSGGVIQVADELHGFDFARAKKQAAKIYDTALEIFSHAAAEGVLPVVAADRIAERRMAHAASTERAFT, encoded by the coding sequence ATGCCCTCCCAACCCAGCGGGGAGCATCCGCACCGACGTACAGGAGTCACCACCGTGACCGACGTAGCCACCGCCCGTGGCGTCGAGCCCATCGCGGAACCGGGCGCGCTCGACATCCTCTTCCGCTCCGCCGAGGGCGGCCACGAAGAGGTCCTGCTGTGCCAGGACCGCGCCACCGGCCTGAAGGCCGTCATCGCCATCCACTCCACGGCCCTGGGCCCCGCCCTGGGCGGCACCCGCTTCCACGCCTACGCGGACGAGTCCGCGCCCGAGGAGGCGGCGCTGCGCGACGCGCTGAACCTCGCGCGCGGCATGTCCTACAAGAACGCCCTCGCCGGCCTGCCGCACGGCGGCGGCAAGGCGGTCATCATCGGCGACCCGGCCAAGGACAAGACCGAGGACCTGCTGCTCGCCTACGGGCGGTTCGTGGCGGGCCTCGGCGGGCGCTACGTCACCGCCTGCGACGTCGGGACCTACGTGGCGGACATGGACGTGGTGGCCCGCGCCTGCCGCTGGACCACGGGCCGCTCGCCCGAGGCGGGCGGGGCCGGGGACTCCTCGGTGCTCACCGCGTACGGCGTCTTCCAGGGCATGCGCGCGAGCGCCGCGCACCGCTGGGGCGCCCCCGAGCTGGCCGGCCGCACGGTCGGCGTGGCGGGTGTGGGCAAGGTGGGGCACCTGCTGGTCGACCTGCTCGTGGAGGCGGGGGCGCGCGTGCTGGTCACCGACGTCAACGCGCAGGCGGTGGCCAAGGTGCTGGCCGCGCACCCGCAGGTCACCGCGGCGGCGTCGACCGAGGAGCTGATCACGGCCGAGGCCCTCGACATCTACGCGCCCTGCGCGCTCGGCGGCGCGCTCGACGACGCGACCGTCTCCGCGCTCACCGCGAGCATCGTGTGCGGCGCGGCGAACAACCAGCTGGCGCACGCCGGCGTGGCCGCCGAGCTGGCCGGGCGCGACATCCTCTACGCCCCCGACTACATGGTGAACTCCGGCGGCGTCATCCAGGTCGCGGACGAGCTCCACGGTTTCGATTTCGCACGTGCGAAGAAGCAGGCAGCAAAGATCTACGACACGGCGCTGGAGATCTTCAGCCACGCGGCGGCCGAGGGCGTGCTGCCCGTCGTCGCCGCCGACCGGATCGCCGAGCGCCGGATGGCGCACGCGGCGAGCACTGAACGTGCGTTTACGTAA
- the bldC gene encoding developmental transcriptional regulator BldC, with translation MTARTPDAEPLLTPAEVATMFRVDPKTVTRWAKAGKLTSIRTLGGHRRYREAEVRALLAGIPQQRGEA, from the coding sequence ATGACCGCTCGCACCCCTGATGCCGAGCCGCTGCTGACCCCGGCTGAGGTTGCCACGATGTTCCGCGTAGACCCGAAAACGGTCACACGCTGGGCAAAGGCGGGCAAGCTCACGTCAATCCGCACGCTCGGTGGGCACCGCCGCTACCGCGAAGCGGAGGTGCGCGCACTGCTGGCGGGCATCCCGCAGCAGCGTGGCGAGGCCTGA
- the hrpA gene encoding ATP-dependent RNA helicase HrpA produces MSTHPSPVSDLAERLSGLMLRDERRLGKRLDGARRIRKPAARDAVLAEIAEAVDEAERRVAARRAAVPRITYPQQLPVSGKKDEILAAIRDHQVVIVAGETGSGKTTQIPKICLELGRGVRGLIGHTQPRRIAARTVAQRVADELGGRLGDAVGYKVRFTDQAGDDTLVKLMTDGILLAEVQHDRDLRQYDTIIIDEAHERSLNIDFLLGYLAQLLPRRPDLKVVITSATIDPERFARHFRDREGRDAPVIEVSGRTYPVEVRYRPLLEEDSEAPDRDQVTAICDAVDELQAEGPGDILVFLSGEREIRDTAEALEKRKLRMTEVLPLFARLSHGEQQRVFQPHPGRRVVLATNVAETSLTVPGIKYVIDPGTARISRYSHRTKVQRLPIEPVSQASANQRKGRCGRTSDGICIRLYAEDDFLSRPEFTDAEILRTNLASVILQMNAAGLGDIERFPFIDPPDHRSIKAGVQLLEELGALSGARLTETGRRLAQLPVDPRLARMVLEADRNGCAHEVMVIAAALSIQDPRERPADKQQQADAKHARFREGPAEESDFLALLALWDYVREQQRALSSSAFRRLCRTEFLNYLRIREWQDIYSQLRTVARTLRIELSERGAQPALVHQSLLAGLLSHVGLKDTDKHEYLGARGTKFAVFPGSALFKKPPRWVMSAELVETSRLWARVNAKIEPEWIEPLAGHLVKRTYSEPHWEQKQAAVMAYERVTLYGVPIVAQRKVNYGRIDPEVSRDLFIRHALVEGDWRTRHQFFHDNRKLLAEVEELEHRARRRDILVDDETLYDFYEQRVPEHVVSGAHFDSWWKKKRQDDPDLLSFEKSMLINERAGRVTKDDYPDTWRQGRLAFPVTYQFEPGADADGVTVHVPLQVLNQVTPEGFDWQIPGLREQLVTELIRSLPKPIRRHCVPAPDVARGFLGETPEPTGEALTVALARWLTRLTGVRVAAEDFDQERVPGHLRITFRVVDERRRGPARGGRAAGQGAQEAQGGQGGQGARDSEDKDLEALRHRMKPKARQALDRAFAATAEGLTSWTVGTLPRTFETRRGGQPVKAFPALVDEGATVAVRLFDSEAEQRRAMRLGTLRLVMLNLPSDPGKFAQRQLDNQAKLALSSSPHGSVQALLDDCATAAADQLIAAHGGPVWDEEAFRKLFDAVRADVVDLTTRIVRQVREVLAAWQVCQRRLATVTSPVLAPAVADVREQLAGLVPAGFVTRHGARRLPDLLRYLLAADRRLQQLPHQAEKDRARMAKVHEMRDEYAWLLEQFPPGRPVPEQAAEIRWMIEELRVSYFAHALGTKQPVSDKRILKAIDALVP; encoded by the coding sequence ATGTCTACACACCCCTCCCCCGTATCAGATCTCGCCGAGCGGCTCTCCGGGCTCATGCTGCGCGACGAGCGGCGTCTGGGCAAACGGCTCGACGGCGCCCGCCGCATCCGCAAGCCGGCCGCGCGGGACGCCGTGCTCGCGGAGATCGCCGAGGCCGTCGACGAGGCAGAACGGCGCGTCGCCGCCCGGCGCGCGGCCGTGCCCAGGATCACGTATCCGCAGCAGCTGCCGGTCAGCGGGAAGAAGGACGAGATCCTGGCCGCGATACGCGACCACCAAGTGGTGATCGTGGCCGGGGAGACCGGTTCGGGGAAGACGACGCAGATCCCGAAGATCTGCCTGGAGCTGGGCCGCGGGGTGCGCGGCCTGATCGGCCACACCCAGCCGCGCCGCATCGCGGCGCGCACGGTGGCCCAGCGCGTCGCCGACGAGCTGGGCGGGCGGCTGGGCGACGCGGTCGGCTACAAGGTGCGGTTCACCGACCAGGCGGGGGACGACACGCTGGTCAAGCTGATGACCGACGGCATCCTCCTGGCCGAGGTCCAGCACGACCGCGATCTGCGCCAGTACGACACGATCATCATCGACGAGGCGCACGAACGCAGCCTCAACATCGACTTCCTGCTCGGCTACCTGGCCCAGCTCCTGCCGCGCCGCCCGGACCTGAAGGTGGTCATCACCTCGGCGACGATCGACCCGGAGCGCTTCGCGCGGCACTTCAGGGACCGGGAGGGGCGCGACGCGCCGGTGATCGAGGTCTCGGGGCGCACCTACCCGGTGGAGGTGCGGTACCGGCCCCTGCTCGAAGAGGACAGCGAGGCGCCCGACCGCGACCAGGTCACGGCGATCTGCGACGCCGTCGACGAGCTCCAGGCGGAGGGTCCTGGCGACATCCTGGTCTTCCTCTCCGGCGAACGCGAGATCCGGGACACCGCCGAGGCCCTGGAGAAGCGCAAGCTGCGCATGACGGAGGTGCTGCCGCTGTTCGCGCGGCTGTCCCACGGCGAGCAGCAGCGCGTGTTCCAGCCGCACCCGGGCCGCCGCGTGGTGCTCGCGACGAACGTCGCGGAGACCTCCCTGACCGTTCCCGGCATCAAGTACGTGATCGACCCGGGAACGGCCAGGATCTCCCGGTACAGCCACCGCACGAAGGTGCAGCGCCTCCCGATCGAGCCGGTGTCGCAGGCGAGCGCCAACCAGCGCAAGGGCCGGTGCGGGCGGACCAGCGACGGCATCTGCATCCGGCTGTACGCGGAGGACGACTTCCTGTCCCGGCCGGAGTTCACCGACGCCGAGATCCTGCGCACCAACCTCGCCTCGGTGATCCTCCAGATGAACGCGGCCGGCCTCGGCGACATCGAGCGCTTCCCGTTCATCGATCCGCCCGACCACCGGTCGATCAAGGCCGGTGTGCAGCTGCTTGAGGAGCTGGGCGCGCTCAGCGGCGCGCGGCTGACCGAGACGGGCCGGCGGCTCGCCCAGCTGCCCGTGGACCCGCGGCTGGCCAGGATGGTGCTTGAGGCGGACCGCAACGGGTGCGCGCACGAGGTGATGGTGATCGCCGCGGCGCTGTCCATCCAGGACCCGCGCGAGCGGCCCGCGGACAAGCAGCAGCAGGCGGACGCCAAGCACGCCAGGTTCCGCGAGGGGCCGGCCGAGGAGTCGGACTTCCTCGCGCTGCTCGCGCTGTGGGACTACGTGCGCGAGCAGCAACGGGCCCTGTCCTCCTCGGCGTTCCGGCGGCTGTGCAGGACGGAGTTCCTGAACTACCTGCGCATACGCGAATGGCAGGACATCTATTCACAACTGCGCACGGTGGCGCGCACCTTGCGGATCGAGCTGTCGGAACGCGGCGCGCAGCCCGCGCTCGTCCACCAGTCGCTGCTCGCCGGGCTGCTCTCGCACGTCGGCCTCAAGGACACCGACAAGCACGAGTACCTGGGGGCGCGGGGCACGAAGTTCGCGGTGTTCCCCGGCTCCGCGCTGTTCAAGAAGCCGCCGCGGTGGGTCATGTCGGCCGAACTGGTGGAGACCTCGCGGCTGTGGGCCCGCGTGAACGCGAAGATCGAGCCCGAGTGGATCGAGCCGCTGGCCGGGCACCTGGTGAAGCGGACGTACAGCGAGCCGCACTGGGAGCAGAAGCAGGCGGCGGTGATGGCCTACGAGCGGGTGACGCTGTACGGCGTGCCGATCGTGGCGCAGCGCAAGGTGAACTACGGGCGGATCGACCCCGAGGTGTCCAGGGACCTGTTCATCCGGCACGCGCTGGTCGAGGGCGACTGGCGGACGCGGCACCAGTTCTTCCACGACAACCGCAAGCTGCTCGCGGAGGTCGAGGAGCTCGAACACCGGGCCAGGCGCCGCGACATCCTCGTGGACGACGAGACGCTGTACGACTTCTACGAGCAGCGCGTTCCCGAACACGTCGTGTCCGGCGCCCACTTCGACTCCTGGTGGAAGAAGAAACGCCAGGACGACCCGGATCTGCTCAGCTTCGAGAAGTCGATGCTCATCAACGAGCGGGCCGGGCGGGTCACGAAGGACGACTACCCGGACACGTGGCGGCAGGGGCGTCTCGCGTTCCCCGTGACGTACCAGTTCGAGCCGGGAGCGGACGCGGACGGCGTGACGGTGCACGTGCCGCTCCAGGTGCTGAACCAGGTGACGCCCGAGGGCTTCGACTGGCAGATCCCGGGACTGCGCGAGCAGCTGGTGACGGAGCTGATCAGGTCGCTGCCGAAGCCGATCCGGCGGCACTGCGTCCCCGCGCCCGACGTGGCGCGCGGGTTCCTCGGCGAGACGCCCGAGCCGACGGGCGAGGCGCTGACGGTGGCGCTCGCGCGGTGGCTGACCCGGCTGACGGGCGTGCGGGTGGCGGCCGAGGACTTCGACCAGGAACGCGTTCCCGGGCACCTGCGGATCACGTTCCGCGTGGTGGACGAGCGGCGGCGCGGGCCCGCCAGGGGCGGCCGGGCGGCGGGCCAGGGAGCGCAGGAGGCCCAGGGGGGCCAGGGGGGCCAGGGGGCCAGGGACTCCGAGGACAAGGATCTGGAGGCCCTGCGGCACCGGATGAAGCCGAAGGCGCGGCAGGCGCTCGACCGGGCGTTCGCGGCCACCGCCGAGGGCCTGACGTCGTGGACCGTCGGCACGCTGCCGCGCACGTTCGAGACCCGGCGCGGCGGCCAGCCGGTGAAGGCGTTCCCCGCGCTGGTGGACGAGGGCGCGACGGTGGCGGTGCGGCTGTTCGACAGCGAGGCGGAGCAGCGCCGGGCGATGCGGCTCGGCACGCTGCGCCTGGTGATGCTGAACCTGCCGTCGGACCCGGGGAAGTTCGCGCAGCGGCAGCTGGACAACCAGGCCAAGCTGGCGCTGTCGAGTTCGCCGCACGGGAGCGTGCAGGCGCTGCTGGACGACTGCGCGACGGCGGCGGCCGACCAGCTGATCGCGGCGCACGGCGGCCCGGTGTGGGACGAGGAGGCGTTCCGCAAGCTGTTCGACGCGGTGCGCGCGGACGTGGTGGACCTCACCACGCGGATCGTGCGGCAGGTGCGCGAGGTGCTCGCGGCCTGGCAGGTGTGCCAGCGGCGGCTGGCGACGGTGACGAGCCCGGTGCTGGCGCCTGCGGTGGCGGACGTGCGCGAGCAGCTGGCGGGCCTTGTGCCCGCGGGCTTCGTGACGCGGCACGGCGCGCGCAGGCTGCCGGATCTGCTGCGCTACCTGCTGGCGGCCGACCGGCGGCTCCAGCAACTGCCGCACCAGGCCGAGAAGGACAGGGCCAGGATGGCCAAGGTGCACGAGATGCGCGACGAGTACGCGTGGCTGCTTGAGCAGTTCCCGCCGGGGCGGCCCGTTCCCGAGCAGGCCGCGGAGATCCGCTGGATGATCGAGGAGTTGCGGGTCAGCTACTTCGCGCACGCGCTGGGCACGAAGCAGCCGGTGTCGGACAAGCGCATCCTGAAGGCCATCGACGCGCTGGTGCCGTAG